From Streptomyces sp. NBC_00775, one genomic window encodes:
- a CDS encoding TetR/AcrR family transcriptional regulator, translated as MALQLIDADGVEALSMRKLATALDANPMSLYHHVPNKDAVLRGLAERVGSQFRAGAREDLPWQDRLRQLALDFRKLSHSHPKLMAYSFARADYVQPEDPFWQGLINILSAAELPASEIPRVAASLCAVFTGLLVSELTGALQRWTTLPPAPVGPDGEDAPSPAKDVIDAMFNCALDATIVGLESHIARTRKEP; from the coding sequence ATGGCGCTGCAGCTCATCGACGCCGACGGGGTCGAGGCGCTCAGCATGCGCAAACTCGCGACCGCGCTGGATGCGAACCCGATGTCGCTGTACCACCACGTGCCGAACAAGGACGCCGTGCTGCGTGGCCTGGCCGAGCGCGTCGGCTCGCAGTTCCGCGCGGGGGCGCGGGAGGACCTCCCCTGGCAGGACCGCCTGCGCCAACTGGCTCTGGACTTCCGTAAACTGTCGCACAGTCATCCGAAACTGATGGCGTACTCCTTCGCGCGAGCCGACTACGTCCAGCCGGAGGACCCCTTTTGGCAGGGGCTCATCAACATCCTGTCTGCCGCGGAACTGCCGGCCTCGGAGATCCCGCGCGTCGCTGCCTCCCTGTGCGCGGTTTTCACGGGGCTGCTGGTCAGCGAACTGACCGGAGCGCTGCAGCGGTGGACCACCTTGCCGCCGGCACCAGTCGGCCCCGACGGGGAAGACGCTCCTTCACCCGCGAAGGACGTGATCGACGCGATGTTCAACTGTGCGCTGGACGCGACGATCGTCGGCTTGGAGAGCCACATCGCACGAACCCGCAAGGAGCCGTGA
- a CDS encoding VOC family protein — MSHTPVNRAAPQTPHQDLHSEEGALRGEHPGRSRNPVIKVADLAWLEFEKPDLDRAEVFARDFGFAVAARTEGELWLRGTFAGSPCMVIRRGRTSRFIGPAFRAAERADLDRLARATGSTVRDIGVPGGGQSVALLDPSGLPVRVVHCAEQLPALAEQEPLILNFGTDHRRTNATQRPPREPSRIQRLGHVVLETRVFARALDWYLDTLGMIVSDFLFLDGQRGRGPTMTFIRCDQGSVAVDHHTLALHLGPGTGYVHSAYQVTDLDAIAAGGEYLAERGYKRSWGIGRHIQGSQLFDYWRDPDHFMLEHFADGDLFSCDLEPGWAPMSASGLAQWGPPVTRDFLGANPSPAKLREVMTALRGDNELDPARLLGLMKAMSS, encoded by the coding sequence ATGTCCCACACCCCCGTTAACAGGGCCGCTCCCCAGACGCCCCACCAAGACCTCCACAGTGAGGAGGGCGCGCTGCGCGGAGAGCACCCCGGACGGTCCCGGAATCCCGTGATCAAGGTGGCGGATCTGGCCTGGCTTGAGTTCGAGAAGCCGGATCTGGACCGGGCCGAGGTCTTCGCCCGTGACTTCGGCTTCGCGGTCGCCGCCCGCACCGAGGGCGAGCTGTGGCTGCGCGGCACCTTCGCGGGCTCGCCCTGCATGGTGATCCGGCGTGGGCGTACGTCCCGGTTCATCGGGCCGGCGTTCCGCGCGGCCGAGCGGGCCGACCTGGACCGGCTGGCCCGCGCCACCGGCAGTACCGTCCGGGACATCGGTGTACCGGGCGGTGGGCAGTCGGTCGCCCTGCTCGATCCCTCGGGCCTGCCGGTCCGGGTCGTGCACTGCGCCGAGCAGCTGCCCGCGCTGGCCGAGCAGGAGCCACTGATCCTCAACTTCGGTACAGATCACCGTCGTACGAACGCCACCCAGCGCCCGCCCCGTGAGCCCTCCCGTATCCAGCGGCTGGGCCATGTGGTGCTGGAAACCCGGGTGTTCGCCCGCGCCCTGGACTGGTACCTGGACACCCTCGGGATGATCGTGTCCGACTTCCTGTTCCTGGACGGGCAGCGCGGGCGCGGGCCGACGATGACGTTCATCCGGTGCGACCAGGGGAGCGTGGCTGTCGATCACCACACGCTGGCCCTGCACCTGGGGCCCGGAACCGGCTACGTCCACTCGGCCTACCAGGTCACCGACCTCGACGCGATCGCCGCCGGTGGGGAGTACCTGGCCGAGCGCGGCTACAAGCGCAGCTGGGGCATCGGCCGGCACATCCAGGGCAGCCAACTGTTCGACTACTGGCGCGACCCCGACCACTTCATGCTGGAGCACTTCGCCGACGGCGACCTCTTCTCCTGCGACCTGGAGCCCGGCTGGGCACCGATGTCGGCGAGCGGCCTGGCCCAGTGGGGTCCGCCGGTCACCCGCGACTTCCTGGGCGCCAACCCGTCCCCCGCCAAGTTGCGCGAGGTCATGACGGCCCTGCGTGGCGACAACGAACTCGACCCCGCACGCTTGCTGGGCCTGATGAAAGCGATGAGCTCATGA
- a CDS encoding malonic semialdehyde reductase has translation MTDREPQALDVLDDAGRKVLFTEARTANTFAEVAVADDELTMIWELARWSPSAANGQPLRVLFVRTREGKERLVRHLDEGNRAKTLSAPAVAVLAYDLDFHEQMPTVFPARGDLLRAAFADQIDARESIAAYNSALQTGVFLLAVRAAGFAAGPMAGFDKAGVDEEFFAGAGWRSHLVVNIGHPGADPWFPRLPRVPVEHALAWA, from the coding sequence ATGACCGACCGCGAACCGCAGGCCCTCGATGTCCTCGACGACGCCGGACGAAAGGTGCTGTTCACCGAGGCCCGCACCGCGAACACCTTCGCCGAGGTGGCCGTTGCCGACGACGAACTGACCATGATCTGGGAACTCGCCCGCTGGTCGCCGAGCGCCGCCAACGGCCAGCCTCTGCGCGTGCTCTTCGTGCGGACCCGAGAGGGCAAGGAGCGACTCGTCCGGCATCTCGACGAGGGCAACAGGGCCAAGACGCTCAGTGCGCCGGCCGTGGCGGTCCTGGCGTACGACCTCGACTTCCACGAGCAGATGCCGACCGTCTTCCCGGCCCGTGGGGACTTGCTGCGAGCGGCGTTCGCCGACCAGATCGACGCGCGCGAGAGCATCGCGGCCTACAACTCGGCACTGCAAACCGGGGTCTTCCTGCTCGCGGTCCGTGCGGCGGGATTCGCGGCCGGTCCCATGGCGGGCTTCGACAAGGCCGGCGTGGACGAGGAGTTCTTCGCCGGTGCCGGCTGGCGCTCGCATCTGGTGGTCAACATCGGTCACCCCGGTGCCGACCCGTGGTTCCCGCGGCTGCCCCGCGTGCCCGTCGAGCACGCCCTCGCCTGGGCCTGA
- a CDS encoding SsgA family sporulation/cell division regulator yields MKSMRTVMRGLPVQLVVSQEMSLPIRMRLRYELSDPYAVRVAFTVDESDEAVEWIIGRDLLIDGLKGPVGEGDVQIWPAGERDCGAVYIVLKPPSGVALLEVPTQDIKRFLRETETLVPSGSESEHIDSDALLRHLLGDV; encoded by the coding sequence ATGAAGTCAATGAGAACCGTGATGCGGGGTCTACCTGTACAGCTTGTCGTCTCGCAGGAAATGTCCCTGCCCATACGTATGAGGCTGCGGTACGAGCTCAGTGATCCTTATGCCGTTCGTGTCGCGTTCACCGTGGACGAAAGCGATGAGGCGGTGGAATGGATCATTGGACGCGATCTGCTGATCGACGGCCTGAAGGGCCCCGTCGGCGAGGGAGACGTTCAGATCTGGCCGGCTGGCGAGCGCGACTGTGGTGCTGTGTACATCGTCCTCAAGCCGCCCAGTGGTGTGGCCTTGCTCGAAGTTCCGACGCAGGACATCAAAAGGTTCCTGCGGGAGACAGAGACACTCGTACCCAGCGGATCCGAGTCCGAGCACATCGACTCGGACGCGCTGCTGAGGCACCTCCTCGGCGACGTTTAG
- a CDS encoding fumarylacetoacetate hydrolase family protein, whose amino-acid sequence MSTNVLRTTDGWWVVRDERAVRIETKAVTTAELLADRDAVREAAASDEPGTPVADLVALPPVTTPCRVVAQMVNYRSHAKDSGFTGDIPPTFFRKASGSVSGPHDTIIRPAHVKFLDYEVELGLVMGATLPVGTVVEEQDLPRYVAGLVLTNDVSARDVQLTKTQFYESKSYPTFTPTGPYLALLEPEDFTHLLNLRLQLSVNGVSRQDRTLADMIVRPAQALTLLARFQTLAPGDLLLTGTPGGTALKAPPKAAEKIAALLPPALKWKAFFKGQAKNPKYLRNGDLVTATIATPDGRIDLGEQRNPIADAS is encoded by the coding sequence ATGAGCACCAACGTTCTGCGTACTACCGACGGCTGGTGGGTCGTCCGGGACGAACGCGCCGTCCGCATCGAGACCAAGGCGGTCACCACCGCCGAACTGCTCGCCGACCGGGACGCGGTCCGCGAAGCCGCCGCCTCCGACGAGCCGGGGACACCTGTCGCCGACCTGGTGGCGCTGCCTCCGGTCACCACCCCGTGCCGGGTGGTCGCCCAGATGGTCAACTACCGCAGCCACGCCAAGGATTCGGGCTTCACCGGCGACATCCCGCCCACCTTCTTCCGCAAGGCGTCCGGCTCGGTCAGCGGCCCCCACGACACGATCATCCGCCCCGCACACGTGAAGTTCCTCGACTACGAGGTGGAACTCGGCCTCGTCATGGGCGCGACCCTGCCCGTGGGCACCGTCGTCGAGGAGCAGGACCTGCCGCGCTACGTCGCCGGCCTTGTCCTGACCAACGACGTCAGCGCCCGCGACGTCCAGCTGACCAAGACCCAGTTCTACGAGAGCAAGTCCTATCCGACCTTCACACCGACGGGCCCGTACCTGGCTCTGCTGGAGCCCGAGGACTTCACCCACCTGCTGAACCTGCGGCTGCAGCTGTCGGTCAACGGCGTGTCACGCCAGGACCGCACGCTGGCCGACATGATCGTGCGGCCCGCACAGGCGCTCACCCTGCTCGCCCGCTTCCAGACCCTCGCCCCAGGCGACCTGCTGCTGACCGGCACTCCCGGCGGAACGGCCCTGAAGGCCCCGCCCAAGGCGGCCGAGAAGATCGCTGCGCTGCTGCCGCCCGCACTGAAGTGGAAGGCGTTCTTCAAGGGCCAGGCCAAGAACCCCAAGTACCTGCGCAACGGTGACCTCGTCACCGCAACGATCGCCACCCCGGACGGGCGGATCGACCTCGGCGAGCAGCGGAACCCCATTGCGGACGCGTCATGA
- a CDS encoding zinc-binding dehydrogenase, whose amino-acid sequence MDTMLAGRFHLDSKKFVVEEVPVPVPGPGEILIEVKAAGVCLSDVHLIDGSLVPLFATSDVVTVGHEVSGVIHTLGPDLKRGLTVGTRVTLEAGKTCGQCAGCVRRRPCTQMLTAGIDYDGGWAQYTLAREDTLISIPDSLPFDQAAIIPDAVSTPYAAVVATAGVRPAQSVGVWGVGGVGAHNVRLARLVGAAPIIAVDPLPSARERALAFGADIALDPAADDFADQVRAATAGRGLDFAFDCAGVPAVREQAASALGLGGSLILVGITPRPLTITEGLTFNYMQKQVRGHYGGYPESVTELVQLTAAGRLDLAPSITDHIPLADAADAIHRLENKIGDPIRLILVP is encoded by the coding sequence ATGGACACCATGCTCGCCGGACGCTTCCACCTGGACAGCAAGAAGTTCGTCGTGGAGGAGGTCCCCGTCCCCGTGCCGGGTCCGGGCGAGATCCTCATCGAGGTGAAGGCCGCAGGCGTCTGCCTTTCGGACGTCCACCTGATCGACGGCTCCCTCGTCCCGCTGTTCGCCACCTCAGACGTGGTCACCGTCGGCCACGAGGTTTCGGGCGTGATCCACACCCTCGGCCCCGACCTCAAGCGCGGCCTGACCGTCGGCACCCGCGTCACCCTGGAGGCCGGCAAGACCTGCGGCCAGTGCGCCGGCTGCGTGCGCCGCCGCCCCTGCACCCAGATGCTCACCGCCGGCATCGACTACGACGGCGGCTGGGCCCAGTACACCCTCGCCCGCGAGGACACCCTCATCTCCATCCCCGACAGCCTCCCCTTCGACCAGGCCGCGATCATCCCCGATGCGGTCTCGACCCCCTACGCCGCCGTCGTCGCCACCGCCGGAGTACGCCCCGCCCAGTCCGTCGGCGTGTGGGGTGTGGGCGGAGTCGGCGCACACAACGTACGCCTCGCCCGCCTGGTCGGCGCCGCACCGATCATCGCCGTCGACCCGCTGCCCAGCGCCCGGGAACGCGCCCTGGCCTTCGGCGCGGACATCGCACTCGACCCGGCCGCCGACGACTTCGCCGACCAGGTACGCGCCGCCACCGCCGGACGGGGCCTCGACTTCGCCTTCGACTGCGCCGGCGTGCCCGCCGTCCGCGAGCAGGCCGCCTCCGCACTCGGCCTGGGCGGCTCCCTCATCCTGGTCGGCATCACGCCCAGGCCCCTCACCATCACCGAGGGCCTGACCTTCAACTACATGCAGAAGCAGGTGCGCGGCCACTACGGCGGCTACCCCGAGTCCGTCACCGAGCTCGTGCAACTGACCGCAGCCGGCCGCCTCGACCTCGCCCCCTCCATCACGGACCACATCCCGCTCGCCGACGCCGCCGACGCGATCCACCGGCTGGAGAACAAGATCGGCGACCCGATCCGCCTCATCCTCGTCCCCTGA
- a CDS encoding TetR/AcrR family transcriptional regulator, which translates to MPTSAPPKNRFERRRAETRQALVRAARQILAETGDTSASIQAIAERADVGFGSFYNHFESKTELFDAAVTDALEEFGQAIDDRVEGIEDPAELVAAGFRLTARMADSHPELMRILRDRGLAHIHAQSGLSPRALRDLEIGIATGRFTCTNPTTALSALGGTLLSLVALRLARPDLDGDEAASDLAEMVLRMLGVPADDAREVTRRALPDLT; encoded by the coding sequence ATGCCGACGTCAGCCCCGCCCAAGAACCGCTTCGAGCGGCGCCGCGCCGAGACCCGTCAGGCGCTCGTCCGCGCGGCCCGCCAGATCCTCGCGGAGACCGGGGACACCAGTGCCAGCATCCAGGCCATCGCCGAGCGCGCCGACGTCGGCTTCGGCTCCTTCTACAACCACTTCGAGTCCAAGACGGAGCTGTTCGACGCCGCAGTGACGGACGCCCTGGAGGAGTTCGGTCAGGCCATCGACGACCGTGTCGAAGGGATCGAGGACCCGGCCGAACTCGTCGCGGCGGGCTTCCGGCTCACCGCCCGGATGGCCGACTCCCATCCGGAACTCATGCGGATCCTGCGTGACCGCGGTCTGGCCCACATTCACGCCCAGAGCGGCCTGTCCCCACGAGCGCTCCGCGACCTGGAGATCGGCATCGCCACGGGCCGCTTCACCTGCACCAACCCGACCACCGCGCTGTCCGCCCTCGGCGGGACCCTGCTGTCCCTCGTGGCGCTGAGGCTGGCCCGCCCCGACCTCGACGGCGACGAGGCCGCCTCGGACCTGGCTGAGATGGTCCTGCGCATGCTGGGTGTCCCCGCCGACGACGCCCGTGAGGTCACCCGGCGCGCCCTGCCCGACCTCACCTGA
- a CDS encoding SRPBCC family protein, with product MGDYSESITVHVPSDRLFAYLSDVQHLHSYMPRLRAARPHDGDKVTVTAHIEPVDAPEQDVTSEAWVTVVEDGKSLEWGAPGPHDYHGQLHVSPGETADTCRLTVELHTEHTEGEQIGHGLDKALRGIKQAVEDAER from the coding sequence ATGGGTGACTACAGTGAGAGCATTACCGTGCACGTGCCCTCGGACCGGCTCTTCGCCTACCTGTCCGATGTGCAGCATCTGCATTCCTACATGCCGCGGCTCAGGGCAGCGCGCCCTCACGACGGCGACAAGGTCACCGTCACCGCCCACATCGAACCCGTTGATGCGCCGGAACAGGACGTGACCAGTGAGGCGTGGGTGACAGTGGTCGAGGACGGCAAGAGCCTGGAGTGGGGTGCGCCGGGGCCGCACGACTATCACGGGCAGCTGCACGTGAGCCCAGGTGAGACCGCCGATACCTGCCGCCTCACCGTGGAGCTGCATACCGAGCACACGGAAGGCGAGCAGATCGGCCACGGCCTCGACAAGGCATTGCGCGGCATTAAGCAGGCGGTGGAAGACGCTGAACGCTGA
- a CDS encoding TetR/AcrR family transcriptional regulator — protein sequence MADALGRTPQRSNARSNRTRILATARQKLRDNPAASLDSIAQAAGVARRTLYGHFSSRQALVAALTQEAGQALQQAFATARIPGADPLEAMARMALAAWAVGDQYRMLISLGRRDLGDEAVRATLAPAREEATATVRRGQDEGVFADHVPAPVLALMLEALMLALAAENAASTWADPAGEAAATALLVAAGVAPQVAALRVRDVLRESEGHERRSDVRRFAASARSH from the coding sequence ATGGCCGATGCCCTGGGCCGTACTCCGCAGCGCAGTAATGCTCGCTCAAACCGCACACGTATTCTCGCGACCGCTCGGCAGAAACTGAGGGACAACCCCGCCGCGAGTCTCGACAGCATCGCTCAGGCGGCCGGCGTCGCGCGGCGCACCCTTTATGGACACTTCTCCAGCCGGCAAGCGCTGGTCGCCGCCCTGACGCAGGAAGCAGGCCAAGCGCTTCAACAGGCGTTCGCCACGGCCCGTATTCCAGGTGCCGACCCGCTGGAGGCGATGGCGCGGATGGCTCTGGCGGCGTGGGCGGTGGGCGACCAGTACCGCATGCTCATCTCCTTGGGCCGCCGCGATCTGGGAGACGAGGCGGTCCGAGCCACCCTGGCACCGGCGCGCGAAGAGGCCACCGCGACCGTGCGACGTGGTCAGGACGAAGGCGTGTTCGCGGACCATGTTCCCGCGCCTGTCCTCGCCCTGATGCTGGAAGCACTGATGCTGGCCCTCGCCGCGGAGAACGCCGCGTCCACCTGGGCGGATCCTGCGGGTGAAGCTGCGGCGACCGCGCTCCTGGTCGCCGCCGGCGTAGCACCACAGGTCGCTGCGCTTCGCGTGCGGGACGTTCTGCGTGAGTCGGAGGGGCATGAACGGCGTTCTGACGTCCGCCGCTTCGCCGCCTCAGCGCGCAGTCACTGA
- a CDS encoding acetoacetate--CoA ligase produces the protein MTTPHPEPYTEPFFTPDPKSAARSRIADFARWAARHRDAEGIQEPTDYRALYQWSVTDLEGFWAAVWEYFGIDATTEYERVLAEETMPGARWFPGATLNYVHHALRNLQPDAPAITALDETGAGYEITGRELRGRVASVAASLRDLGVGQGDRVVGYLPNTPHAVIAFLATASLGAVWSVCGQDYAPKAAADRFAQLEPTVLITADGYLFNGATHDRRAASLELAAALPTVKATVLVDHVGLAWPEGGESGLTVPWEDAVSRVEYLTIAPVPFDHPLWVVFSSGTTGLPKGIVHGHGGVLLEHLKTLGLHTDLGTGDRLLWYTTTHWMMWNLVVSTLLTGATTCTYDGSPVPQARPDVLWELAARHRVTVFGTSPQYLLTMAKLGIEPSVHDLSAIRVVGCTGSALPASAYPWVRDHVGADVQLASTSGGTDIVSGFAGSASTTPVWAGELSAPSLGVALAAYDATGTPVLDQVGELVVTRPMPSMPLYFWNDPDGSRYRDAYFGAYPGVWRHGDWITLTSHGSVIVHGRSDATLNRNGVRLGSADIHDVVERLPEITEALVIGAEEPDGGYWMPLFVVLADGVALDDSLRVRIRDAIRTGASPRHVPDEILAVGALPHTKTGKKLEVPVKRLLQGAPAEQVLNPETVDNPDLIAYFALLGAERNKRSAHDT, from the coding sequence ATGACCACCCCGCACCCTGAGCCGTATACGGAACCTTTCTTCACTCCCGACCCGAAGTCGGCCGCCCGTAGCCGCATCGCGGACTTCGCCCGATGGGCGGCCCGGCACCGGGACGCCGAAGGGATCCAGGAGCCCACGGACTACCGAGCCCTGTACCAGTGGTCCGTCACCGACCTCGAAGGGTTCTGGGCCGCGGTGTGGGAGTACTTCGGCATCGACGCGACGACTGAGTACGAGCGGGTGCTGGCCGAGGAGACCATGCCCGGCGCCCGCTGGTTCCCCGGCGCCACGCTCAACTACGTCCATCACGCGCTGCGCAACCTGCAGCCCGATGCTCCCGCGATCACCGCCCTGGACGAAACCGGGGCCGGCTATGAGATCACGGGCCGGGAACTGCGCGGCCGGGTCGCCTCCGTCGCTGCCAGCCTGCGCGACCTGGGCGTCGGACAGGGCGACCGGGTGGTGGGCTATCTGCCCAACACCCCCCATGCCGTCATCGCCTTCCTCGCCACCGCAAGCCTGGGCGCGGTGTGGTCGGTGTGCGGCCAGGACTACGCACCCAAGGCCGCCGCCGACCGCTTCGCCCAGCTCGAACCCACGGTGCTCATCACCGCTGACGGCTACCTCTTCAACGGCGCCACCCACGACCGCCGCGCCGCCTCGCTCGAACTCGCCGCCGCCCTGCCGACGGTGAAGGCCACGGTGCTTGTGGACCACGTGGGCCTTGCGTGGCCCGAGGGCGGGGAGTCGGGGCTGACGGTTCCCTGGGAGGACGCGGTCAGCCGTGTCGAGTACCTCACCATCGCCCCAGTGCCGTTCGACCACCCCCTGTGGGTCGTCTTCTCCTCCGGCACCACCGGACTGCCCAAGGGCATCGTCCACGGGCACGGCGGGGTCCTGCTCGAACACCTCAAAACCCTCGGTCTGCACACCGATCTGGGCACCGGGGACCGCCTGCTGTGGTACACCACCACCCACTGGATGATGTGGAACCTGGTCGTCTCCACCCTGCTGACGGGTGCCACCACCTGCACCTACGACGGCAGCCCGGTACCGCAGGCGCGTCCGGATGTCCTGTGGGAGCTGGCGGCACGCCACAGGGTCACCGTCTTCGGCACCAGTCCTCAGTACCTGCTGACCATGGCCAAGCTGGGCATCGAACCCTCCGTGCACGACCTGTCGGCCATCCGCGTCGTCGGCTGCACCGGCTCCGCGCTGCCCGCCTCCGCCTACCCCTGGGTCCGCGACCACGTGGGCGCCGACGTCCAGTTGGCCTCCACCAGCGGCGGCACGGACATCGTCTCCGGCTTCGCCGGCAGCGCCTCCACGACCCCCGTCTGGGCGGGGGAGCTGTCCGCCCCCAGCCTCGGCGTGGCCCTGGCCGCCTACGACGCGACGGGCACCCCTGTCCTCGACCAGGTCGGCGAACTGGTCGTCACCCGGCCCATGCCGTCCATGCCGCTGTACTTCTGGAACGACCCCGACGGCAGCCGCTACCGCGACGCCTACTTCGGCGCCTACCCCGGTGTGTGGCGGCACGGCGACTGGATCACACTCACCTCGCACGGCTCGGTGATCGTCCACGGCCGCTCCGACGCCACCCTCAACCGCAACGGCGTGCGCCTGGGCAGTGCCGACATCCACGACGTCGTCGAACGCCTCCCCGAGATCACCGAGGCTCTCGTCATCGGTGCGGAGGAACCCGACGGTGGCTACTGGATGCCGCTCTTCGTGGTCCTCGCCGACGGGGTCGCCCTGGACGACTCCTTGCGCGTCCGGATCCGCGACGCGATCCGCACCGGCGCCTCACCCCGCCACGTCCCCGACGAGATCCTCGCCGTAGGGGCCCTGCCGCACACGAAGACCGGCAAGAAGCTCGAGGTTCCCGTCAAGCGCCTGCTCCAGGGTGCCCCTGCCGAGCAGGTCCTGAACCCCGAGACGGTCGACAATCCCGACCTGATCGCCTACTTCGCCCTCCTGGGCGCGGAGCGGAACAAGCGGTCAGCACACGACACATGA
- the mhpA gene encoding bifunctional 3-(3-hydroxy-phenyl)propionate/3-hydroxycinnamic acid hydroxylase MhpA, which yields MKAASLRPVVIIGAGPVGVMAALLLARHGVRSLVLERHGDIYPLPRAVVVDDEIRRILQSAGVHEEFASLARPAPGLRLLDAGRRVIAEFPRSMHGHHGFPQTSMFDQPDLERLLRDALARRPECELWSGVEVVSVTQSVARDTDGPNDPTGPVRVTLRRDGSDEDEHLWADAVLGCDGAGSLTRDAIGAVWEDLHFEESWRVIDVRTSRPVRTWEGAEQICSPTRPATFMRVSEDRYRWEFRLADDQHLDGPDGWERLRELVAPWVDLPPDASQGDDFEVVRQAQYTFRARLADRWRRGRVFLLGDAAHLTPPFVGQGLCAGLRDANNLTWKLARVLQQGAPEGLLDTYERERKPHARHVIRIAVAVGWAMTGGQDRGAAFRRAVVGTACRIPGVTAAVSRDLSPALTAGPLVRRRPRLTGRVLAGTFGPQPWVRHDGRRVRLDDVLGDSFAILTAVPPTAQMTAVATALGAPTIRVDDLGDDGTLAGWLARGRADAVLLRPDRVVMDTVPAGTGDFTDTVAWAPLLHTARRTADARPA from the coding sequence ATGAAAGCCGCATCCCTGAGACCGGTGGTGATCATCGGTGCGGGACCCGTCGGGGTCATGGCCGCCCTGCTGCTCGCCCGGCACGGAGTGCGCAGCTTGGTCCTCGAACGTCACGGGGACATCTACCCACTGCCGCGCGCCGTCGTCGTGGACGACGAGATCCGCCGGATCCTGCAGAGCGCCGGTGTCCACGAGGAGTTCGCCTCCCTCGCCCGCCCGGCGCCCGGACTGCGGCTGCTGGACGCCGGGCGTCGCGTGATCGCCGAATTCCCGCGGTCCATGCACGGACACCACGGCTTCCCGCAGACCAGCATGTTCGACCAGCCCGATCTGGAACGCCTGCTGCGTGACGCCCTGGCGCGCCGCCCGGAGTGCGAGCTGTGGAGCGGAGTGGAGGTCGTGTCCGTCACCCAGTCCGTCGCCCGGGACACCGACGGACCGAACGATCCGACGGGTCCGGTCCGGGTCACCCTTCGTCGTGACGGCAGCGACGAGGACGAGCACCTGTGGGCCGATGCCGTCCTCGGCTGCGACGGTGCGGGCAGTCTCACCCGTGACGCCATCGGCGCCGTGTGGGAGGACCTGCACTTCGAGGAGAGCTGGCGGGTCATCGACGTGCGCACCAGCCGCCCTGTGCGCACCTGGGAAGGCGCCGAGCAGATCTGCTCTCCCACCCGGCCGGCCACCTTCATGCGTGTCAGCGAGGACCGCTACCGCTGGGAGTTCCGGCTGGCCGACGATCAACACCTGGACGGCCCGGACGGATGGGAGCGCCTGCGCGAGCTGGTCGCCCCCTGGGTGGACCTGCCGCCCGACGCCTCGCAGGGCGACGACTTCGAGGTGGTGCGGCAGGCGCAGTACACCTTCCGGGCCCGTCTCGCCGACCGGTGGCGCAGGGGGCGTGTCTTCCTGCTGGGCGACGCCGCCCACCTCACCCCGCCCTTCGTCGGGCAGGGTCTGTGCGCTGGCCTGCGCGACGCCAACAACCTCACCTGGAAACTCGCCCGCGTCCTCCAACAGGGCGCACCCGAGGGGCTGTTGGACACCTACGAACGCGAGCGCAAGCCGCACGCCCGCCATGTGATCCGGATCGCGGTCGCCGTCGGCTGGGCCATGACCGGCGGCCAGGACCGCGGTGCGGCGTTCCGCCGGGCCGTTGTGGGCACGGCCTGCCGCATCCCCGGTGTGACCGCGGCGGTGAGCCGTGACCTCAGTCCCGCCCTGACCGCCGGTCCACTCGTACGGCGCCGCCCCAGGCTGACCGGCCGTGTGCTGGCCGGCACCTTCGGCCCGCAGCCCTGGGTACGGCATGACGGCAGGCGAGTGCGCCTCGATGACGTCCTCGGGGACTCCTTCGCCATCCTGACCGCTGTGCCACCCACGGCGCAGATGACGGCTGTGGCCACGGCACTCGGCGCCCCTACCATCCGCGTCGACGACCTGGGCGACGACGGCACCCTGGCCGGCTGGCTGGCACGCGGCCGTGCCGACGCCGTCCTGCTGCGCCCCGACCGCGTCGTGATGGACACCGTCCCGGCCGGCACCGGCGACTTCACGGACACCGTCGCCTGGGCCCCCCTGCTGCACACGGCCCGCCGAACCGCCGACGCCCGGCCCGCCTGA